In the genome of Ferrovibrio terrae, the window GTGGGAGCTTCTGCGCTATCGGGCAGGATCGGCAGCACGAAGGTCTCGATCTGGTGCAGCCGGCCGTTGTCGGGATGCGTGACAATGTGGAAGGCGAGCGCACCGCAGGGCTGCGTTGCCGCGCCCCAGAGCAGGCGGCTGCGTGAGGCGCGCTGATCGGGCTGCGCCATCAGGATATGGTCGCGGCCGGTCAGGCGCATCCCGGCGATGCTTTCGATCTCGGTGCCGGCAAGACGGAAGATCACGCGCTGCGGGCTGAAGACATCGAGCAGCACAAGACGCGGCATCAGGCGCGCGATCGACACCAGATCCATGTCGCGCCGGTGTGGCAGCAGACGCTCGCCGCGCCAGCGTTTCCACGCTGCGAGAAGATGCCGGCTGTCACCCGACATCAGGGCTTCCACATCCGTGGCGGGCGCTTTGCCGTAGCTGGCTTCCAGAGTCGGCAGCTGCGGATGCAGATAGGCGCGGTGC includes:
- a CDS encoding PAS domain-containing protein, with product MTLQHRAYLHPQLPTLEASYGKAPATDVEALMSGDSRHLLAAWKRWRGERLLPHRRDMDLVSIARLMPRLVLLDVFSPQRVIFRLAGTEIESIAGMRLTGRDHILMAQPDQRASRSRLLWGAATQPCGALAFHIVTHPDNGRLHQIETFVLPILPDSAEAPTQLIGLAAGLPVLEVGSHVTRPLEFAGATQHFLDLGGGIPA